A stretch of Clostridium sp. BJN0001 DNA encodes these proteins:
- a CDS encoding SpoVR family protein, which produces MSSIKDFEMWNEKIEKKATQYGLNCYAQEFEIVDYNDMIGYESYVGMPSRYPHWSFGKAYEKNKTLYSLSFTGLPYEMVINSNPCLAYLMKDNTLLLQILTMAHVYGHNDFFKNNRLFKEGTNADYTLEMFSLDAKIIREYIDDPSIGYENVERILDAAHAIRYQINRTLGLKKLSCEEIKNNIIDDYRNKIQNRNLINSNDKIEFPDIEKIPIEPEDDVMGFIIKYGKLRDWEKTILKIVKRETEYFIPQIETKIMNEGWASYTHYNILKQLDLDQGLYLEFIKRHNDVIAPLIGGMNPYYVGFKIFEDLDKKYGKEKIFEVREVERDSSFLRRYLTEDLCRKLNLFEYNIRTFDTVIDEISDKDGWKKIRDKLSLSVGMGSIPYVRVIDLNKKDYTLTLENVYDGRSLDITYAKHTLMYIEELWGHKIRLVTKNSDNEEVTLICDEEKNIEIK; this is translated from the coding sequence ATGAGCAGTATAAAAGATTTTGAAATGTGGAACGAAAAAATTGAAAAAAAAGCTACTCAGTATGGACTCAATTGTTATGCGCAGGAATTTGAAATTGTGGATTATAATGATATGATAGGATATGAATCATACGTTGGGATGCCATCAAGATATCCTCACTGGAGTTTTGGAAAAGCATATGAAAAGAATAAAACTTTATATTCTTTATCGTTTACTGGACTTCCATATGAAATGGTTATAAATTCTAACCCATGTCTTGCATATCTGATGAAGGATAATACACTTCTTCTTCAGATATTAACAATGGCACATGTGTATGGACATAATGATTTCTTTAAGAATAATAGACTTTTTAAAGAAGGAACAAACGCAGATTATACTTTAGAAATGTTTAGCCTTGATGCAAAGATAATACGTGAATATATAGATGATCCAAGTATAGGCTATGAAAATGTAGAAAGAATATTAGATGCTGCACATGCAATAAGATATCAGATAAATAGGACTTTAGGTTTAAAGAAGCTTTCGTGTGAAGAAATTAAAAATAATATTATCGATGACTATAGAAATAAAATTCAAAATAGAAATTTAATAAATAGCAATGATAAAATAGAATTTCCAGACATCGAAAAGATACCGATAGAACCTGAAGATGATGTTATGGGATTTATAATAAAATATGGAAAGCTAAGAGATTGGGAAAAAACAATTTTGAAAATAGTTAAAAGAGAAACTGAATATTTTATTCCTCAGATAGAAACAAAAATAATGAATGAAGGGTGGGCAAGTTATACTCATTATAATATTTTAAAACAGCTTGATTTAGATCAAGGATTGTATCTTGAATTTATAAAAAGGCATAATGATGTAATTGCACCGCTTATCGGAGGAATGAATCCATATTATGTTGGATTTAAGATCTTTGAAGATTTAGATAAAAAATATGGAAAAGAAAAAATATTTGAAGTAAGGGAAGTTGAACGTGATTCATCATTTTTAAGAAGATATTTAACAGAAGATTTATGTAGAAAGCTTAATCTTTTTGAATACAATATAAGAACGTTTGACACGGTAATAGATGAGATATCAGATAAAGATGGATGGAAAAAAATAAGGGATAAATTAAGCCTTTCAGTAGGAATGGGCAGTATCCCATATGTACGTGTAATTGATTTGAATAAAAAAGATTATACACTTACTCTTGAAAATGTATATGATGGGAGGAGCCTTGATATCACATATGCTAAGCATACGCTTATGTATATAGAGGAATTATGGGGACACAAAATAAGGCTTGTTACAAAAAATTCTGATAATGAAGAAGTTACTTTAATTTGTGATGAGGAAAAAAATATAGAGATAAAGTAA
- a CDS encoding YeaH/YhbH family protein, whose amino-acid sequence MAVFRDYTHNKIYHDRSIEDRRRHRQLVEKSIKENLGDILSEESIVGESKNKKFKIPIKGIKEYQFIYGKNSNGIATGVGDEKRGQKVGDGKKNGQSGQKGAGNSEGDDVYETEITLEELMDYISEDLDLPNLDKKKYSEIFTENCGRRKGYQRHGIRPRLAKKKTVMSKIARKQSKKRALKETGKDNDIERFPFKEDDLRYYRVKLKPKRESNAVMIFIMDASGSMDVTKKYLARSFFFVLAAFLKRKYNNIAFEFIYHTTTAKRVNEYEFFHKSESGGTYISSGILEALKVIKEEYPVSSWNVYSVYASDGDNWSEDNEKAIESARKICDISNMFGYAELLPSTYTTTMYYKFADEINSDKFVPVIIKEKKDLWDALKSMLKKELKED is encoded by the coding sequence ATGGCAGTATTTAGAGATTACACACATAATAAAATTTATCATGACAGATCGATAGAAGATAGAAGAAGGCATAGGCAACTTGTTGAAAAATCAATTAAAGAAAATCTTGGTGATATATTATCAGAAGAGAGTATAGTTGGTGAGAGTAAAAATAAAAAGTTTAAGATACCTATTAAAGGAATAAAAGAATATCAGTTTATATACGGAAAAAATTCTAATGGAATTGCAACTGGTGTTGGAGACGAGAAGCGTGGGCAAAAAGTTGGAGATGGCAAAAAAAATGGGCAGAGTGGTCAAAAAGGTGCTGGAAACTCTGAAGGCGATGATGTATATGAAACAGAGATTACCTTAGAGGAGCTTATGGATTATATTTCAGAAGATCTTGACCTCCCTAATCTTGATAAAAAGAAGTATTCTGAAATTTTTACAGAAAACTGTGGAAGAAGAAAAGGCTATCAAAGACATGGAATAAGACCAAGACTTGCTAAAAAGAAGACTGTAATGAGTAAGATTGCAAGAAAGCAGAGTAAAAAAAGGGCATTAAAAGAAACAGGAAAAGATAATGATATTGAGAGATTTCCGTTTAAAGAAGATGATTTAAGATATTACAGAGTAAAATTAAAACCTAAAAGAGAGAGCAATGCAGTTATGATATTTATTATGGATGCATCAGGTTCTATGGATGTTACAAAAAAATATCTTGCACGTTCATTTTTCTTCGTATTAGCGGCATTTTTAAAGAGAAAATATAATAATATAGCTTTTGAATTCATTTATCATACAACAACTGCTAAAAGAGTAAATGAGTATGAGTTTTTTCACAAATCAGAATCAGGAGGGACTTATATATCAAGTGGTATATTAGAAGCTCTTAAAGTAATAAAAGAAGAATATCCTGTAAGCTCATGGAATGTATATAGTGTTTATGCAAGTGATGGAGATAACTGGTCTGAGGATAATGAAAAAGCTATAGAATCTGCTAGAAAGATATGCGATATAAGTAATATGTTTGGTTATGCAGAACTTCTTCCTTCAACTTATACAACAACTATGTATTATAAATTTGCTGATGAAATAAATAGCGATAAGTTTGTACCTGTAATAATTAAAGAAAAAAAAGATTTATGGGATGCACTTAAAAGTATGCTAAAAAAGGAACTGAAGGAGGATTAG
- a CDS encoding glycosyltransferase — protein MKNKLLIIGTVITSVIYLFWRIFFTIPFGYGIISLIAAFYLLIVEILGMIEEFIHYHNMSYIDYPKLTEDERILSKDFLPHVDVFIATYNEPVELLYKTINGCINMEYPDKDKVHIYICDDSNRKEMRKLANHMGVNYLTRKEHKDAKAGNLNNALKNSSSPLIVTFDADMIPMHDFLTACVPYFIKDLKNAQKLEDEYGINARRNRKGKIGFIQTPQSFYNPDLFQYNLFSESRIPNEQDYFYRDIQVSRNKSNSVIYGGSNTMISREALIDVGGFYVKAITEDFATGMKIQSKGYLCYAIDEVHASGLSAEDLKGLIKQRQRWARGCIQTGRRLNILFRKGLNLSQKLSYMSAIMYWYSPLKRLIYIMAPILFAVFGVTIFKCNIAEVLIFWLPMYLFSSESLKRVSRNIRTTKWTNVYETILFPALFFSVLLETFGISQNKFAVTRKGGALQDRNYQLKQAAPHIVLAILSIIGIINCIKWTFILGTPAYLVLLFWLVTNFYNIFMSIFFMLGRQAFRKSERMNVKTECSILFEKRKIKCMTKDISEGGVSVILDDPFYIPYDKSVKLKVSTERYTAIFDASVVHAAKIEDKWKFAFKIEDIDEDNYKNLLGIIYDRVPSLPSKISKSNSIFDDIRLNVLKRGKKTILFNRKLPRISMYKKISINGYNDAVILNFNYQYIVLKFDMLSKNSDYLEIKISDELVLQCEKSMIKYNGEENEKDFLIYIFEVKNYKSIFINENSEADLFKWLKTDNFNDEENTIKDDSEFNEMNYLNA, from the coding sequence ATGAAGAATAAATTATTAATAATTGGAACGGTAATTACATCGGTAATATATCTTTTTTGGAGAATATTTTTTACAATTCCTTTTGGATATGGAATTATTTCATTAATAGCTGCTTTTTATCTTCTTATAGTTGAGATTTTAGGAATGATCGAGGAATTTATACATTATCATAATATGTCATATATTGATTATCCTAAACTTACGGAAGATGAGCGTATATTGTCAAAAGATTTTCTGCCACATGTGGATGTATTTATAGCAACATATAATGAGCCTGTAGAACTTCTTTATAAAACAATTAATGGATGTATAAACATGGAATATCCAGATAAAGATAAAGTTCACATATACATATGTGATGATTCTAATAGAAAAGAAATGAGAAAATTAGCAAATCATATGGGAGTAAATTATTTAACACGAAAAGAGCATAAAGATGCTAAAGCTGGAAATTTAAATAATGCTCTTAAGAATTCATCATCACCTCTTATAGTCACTTTTGACGCTGATATGATACCAATGCATGATTTTTTAACTGCATGTGTTCCATATTTTATAAAAGATTTAAAAAATGCTCAAAAACTTGAAGATGAATATGGAATAAACGCTAGAAGAAACAGAAAAGGAAAGATAGGTTTTATTCAGACACCGCAAAGTTTTTATAATCCAGATCTTTTTCAGTATAATCTTTTTTCAGAATCTAGAATTCCAAATGAACAGGATTATTTCTATAGGGATATACAGGTATCAAGAAATAAAAGTAACTCCGTAATATATGGAGGTTCTAATACAATGATATCAAGGGAAGCGCTTATAGATGTAGGAGGATTTTATGTAAAGGCTATAACTGAAGATTTTGCTACAGGTATGAAGATACAGAGTAAAGGATATCTCTGTTATGCAATAGATGAGGTACATGCATCTGGACTTTCAGCAGAAGATTTAAAGGGACTTATTAAACAGAGACAGAGATGGGCAAGAGGATGTATTCAGACTGGAAGAAGACTTAATATTCTTTTTAGAAAAGGTCTTAATTTAAGTCAGAAGCTTAGTTATATGTCAGCTATTATGTATTGGTACAGTCCTCTTAAAAGACTCATATATATAATGGCTCCAATTTTATTTGCAGTATTTGGAGTAACAATATTTAAATGTAACATTGCGGAGGTACTTATCTTTTGGCTACCAATGTATCTTTTTAGTTCAGAATCATTAAAGCGTGTTTCACGTAACATAAGAACAACTAAGTGGACAAACGTATATGAAACAATACTTTTCCCAGCATTGTTTTTCTCTGTTCTTTTAGAAACATTTGGAATATCACAGAATAAATTTGCTGTAACAAGAAAAGGAGGAGCACTTCAGGATAGAAATTATCAGTTAAAACAGGCAGCTCCTCATATTGTACTTGCTATATTATCAATAATAGGAATTATAAATTGCATCAAATGGACATTCATATTAGGGACACCTGCCTATCTTGTTTTATTATTCTGGCTTGTTACTAATTTTTATAATATTTTTATGTCAATATTCTTTATGCTTGGAAGACAGGCTTTTAGAAAATCAGAAAGAATGAATGTAAAAACAGAATGCAGTATATTGTTTGAGAAAAGAAAAATAAAATGTATGACAAAAGATATTTCTGAAGGAGGAGTTTCTGTAATTTTAGATGATCCTTTTTATATTCCTTATGATAAAAGTGTGAAGCTTAAAGTGTCAACAGAAAGATATACAGCTATATTTGATGCTTCAGTTGTTCATGCTGCTAAGATAGAGGATAAATGGAAATTTGCTTTTAAGATTGAAGATATAGATGAGGATAATTATAAAAATCTTTTGGGAATAATATATGATAGAGTTCCATCACTTCCAAGTAAGATAAGCAAGAGCAATAGTATTTTTGATGATATTAGATTAAATGTATTAAAAAGGGGTAAGAAGACTATCTTATTTAATAGAAAGCTGCCAAGAATTTCTATGTATAAAAAGATTTCTATAAATGGTTATAATGATGCAGTGATTTTAAATTTTAATTATCAATATATAGTTTTAAAATTCGATATGTTATCTAAAAATTCTGACTATTTAGAAATTAAAATTTCTGATGAATTAGTACTTCAGTGTGAAAAGAGCATGATTAAATATAATGGAGAAGAAAATGAAAAAGACTTTCTTATATATATATTTGAAGTTAAAAATTATAAATCAATATTTATAAATGAAAATAGTGAAGCAGATTTATTTAAATGGCTTAAAACGGATAACTTTAATGATGAGGAAAACACGATAAAAGATGATTCTGAGTTTAATGAAATGAATTATTTAAATGCATAG
- a CDS encoding PrkA family serine protein kinase gives MNFKEFIQNDRELKNNEKFQGTFLDYLDIVKKNPEVAKLAHKRMYDIIMSKGMQEFKGSDNPRIRKIYGNEVIRKYNFFKDDFFGIDKVIMKLVNYFKSAAMKGEEARQVLYLVGPVGAGKSSIVETLKNALEDCEPVYELKGCPMHEEPLHLIPKHLRPKFEKLLNVQIEGDLCPVCRYRLMHEYNGIYEDFQVRKSDFSIRSRKGVGVVPPVDPNNQDTSILTGSIDISKMDMYSEDDPRIFSLNGAFNVGNRGLVEFIEVFKNDVEYLHTIITATQEKSIPSPGKGSMIYFDGVIVAHSNEAEWKKFKSDHTNEAILDRIVKIEVPYCLELDEEVKIYKKILKKSDFKAHIAPHTIEIAAMFAILSRLSPSVKADPMTKLKIYNGEEIVEKGTTKKIDILELREEAGQYEGMKGISTRFIIKAIDNALSESQYDCINPLSIMESIIKSVKELDIAQDEKKKYLGFIQDTIRKEYNKILEKEISKAFIHSYREQAESLFNNYIDNAEAFVNRSKIKDTQTGEELNPDEEFMRNIEEQIGVYDASAKGFRSDVTSYMFYIVRKGESIDYESYEPLKEAIEKKLIASVKDLSRIITKSKVRNKEQTEKYNSMVDEMVKNGYCSHCCDVVLKYAANNLWRD, from the coding sequence ATGAATTTTAAAGAGTTTATACAAAATGACAGAGAACTTAAAAACAATGAAAAGTTCCAAGGGACTTTTTTAGATTATCTAGATATTGTAAAGAAGAATCCTGAAGTTGCTAAATTAGCGCATAAGAGAATGTATGATATTATAATGAGCAAAGGAATGCAGGAATTTAAAGGTAGTGATAATCCAAGAATAAGAAAGATATATGGAAATGAAGTAATTAGAAAATATAATTTTTTTAAAGATGATTTTTTTGGAATAGATAAAGTTATTATGAAACTTGTAAATTATTTTAAGTCGGCAGCAATGAAAGGTGAAGAAGCAAGGCAGGTGTTATATCTTGTAGGGCCTGTTGGAGCTGGAAAATCATCTATTGTTGAAACATTAAAAAATGCTCTTGAAGATTGTGAACCAGTTTACGAGCTTAAAGGATGTCCTATGCACGAGGAACCACTTCACCTTATTCCAAAGCATTTAAGACCTAAATTTGAAAAACTTCTTAATGTTCAAATTGAAGGTGATTTATGTCCTGTGTGTAGATATAGGCTTATGCATGAATACAACGGGATTTATGAAGACTTTCAAGTTAGAAAAAGTGATTTCTCAATAAGATCTAGAAAAGGTGTAGGTGTAGTCCCTCCTGTTGATCCTAACAATCAAGATACTTCTATTTTAACAGGATCAATTGATATATCAAAAATGGATATGTATTCTGAAGATGATCCAAGAATATTTTCATTAAATGGTGCTTTTAATGTTGGAAATAGAGGGCTTGTTGAATTTATTGAAGTTTTTAAAAATGATGTTGAGTATCTTCATACAATAATAACTGCAACACAGGAAAAATCAATTCCATCTCCAGGAAAAGGTTCAATGATTTATTTTGATGGAGTAATAGTTGCACATTCTAATGAAGCTGAGTGGAAAAAATTCAAGTCAGATCATACAAATGAAGCTATTTTAGATAGAATAGTAAAGATTGAAGTTCCATACTGCTTAGAACTTGATGAAGAGGTTAAAATTTATAAAAAAATTCTAAAAAAGAGTGATTTTAAAGCGCATATTGCACCGCATACAATAGAGATAGCTGCAATGTTTGCTATACTTTCAAGACTTTCTCCATCTGTAAAAGCTGATCCTATGACTAAACTTAAAATATATAATGGAGAAGAAATTGTTGAGAAAGGTACTACTAAGAAAATAGATATTTTAGAACTTCGTGAAGAAGCAGGACAGTATGAAGGAATGAAAGGCATAAGTACAAGATTTATCATAAAAGCTATAGATAATGCACTTTCAGAATCTCAATATGACTGCATAAATCCATTATCAATAATGGAAAGCATAATAAAATCTGTAAAAGAGCTTGATATAGCTCAAGATGAAAAGAAAAAATATCTTGGATTTATTCAAGATACTATAAGAAAAGAATACAATAAAATTCTTGAAAAAGAAATTTCAAAGGCATTTATCCATTCTTATAGAGAACAAGCTGAAAGTTTATTTAATAATTATATAGATAATGCTGAAGCATTTGTAAATAGATCAAAGATAAAAGATACACAAACTGGTGAAGAATTAAATCCAGATGAAGAATTTATGAGGAATATAGAAGAGCAGATAGGAGTATATGATGCATCAGCTAAGGGATTCAGATCAGATGTAACCTCTTATATGTTCTATATTGTAAGAAAAGGTGAGAGTATAGATTACGAATCATATGAACCTTTAAAAGAAGCTATTGAAAAGAAACTTATTGCTTCTGTAAAAGATCTGTCAAGAATAATAACAAAATCTAAAGTAAGAAATAAAGAGCAGACTGAAAAATACAATTCTATGGTTGATGAGATGGTGAAAAATGGTTACTGCTCACACTGCTGTGATGTTGTGTTAAAATATGCTGCAAATAATTTATGGCGGGATTAA